GACGAGATGCAGATGATCAACAAAGAAATGGTAAATAAAGAGCAAACCATGCTGTTCTCTGCCACGGTGGATCCTTCCCAGAGAAAATTGATTGATGAAATCGCAGGCGCCGCTGAGGAAGTTCAGGCAGCTATGAATACGCAAAAAACGGATGCGATTCATCAAGATGTTCTGCGTGTAAACGGTCAGGATAAGTTCCAATTGATGCTCGATCTGATCGTTGAACAAGATGAAGAGAAGGTCATTCTGTTCTGCGAGACGAAAAGAAATGCTGACGAAATGCTTAAAAAACTAAAAAACGAAGGCGTACGAGCAGATGCGATTCACGGAGATAAGACTCAAAACGCCCGTCAAACGGCTTTGAGAAAGTTCAAAAAAGGGAATATAAACGTATTGATTGCTACTGACGTAGTAGCAAGAGGCATTGACGTGCCGGACGTTTCATTGGTCATCAACTACGAAATCCCAAGAAATTACACCGACTATGTGCATCGTATTGGCCGAACAGGCCGCGCTGGCAAGACAGGCCGCGCTGTGACGATGGTTAATTAAATCACAAAAGGGATGCATCTAAACATGCATCCCTTTTTTTTACGCCCATCGAATCAATCCCGATAAAACGGGATCGTAACATAGGGATTTCCAGAAGGATCTCTTAGCTGCAGGGTGTGCGTACCAGGCGCAATTGACTTCAGGGAAACATAGGTCAGGTAACCTCGTTGTTTCGTAGGCTCATGGAAATGGAAGAACCATCGATCGGTAGCGATAGCTTCATCGTCTAGAAAAATCTGATAATACCCATCAATGGCTTTAAGTTTTAGGTTGGCCTGAGAAGTCTCGGGGTTGGCCTGCCGCAAAGAATCAAGGGGCTTGTAAGTCAAAATATCTCCTTCTTTTTTGATATTGGCTACCAGAAACAGACGAAGAACATCTCCAGTAATAACATCAGAAGGAATCTGTGCAAATTCCGACGGACGTTCATAATTCTGATTTTGGTAGAAAGCCGAAAAAGCGATTGTTCCACGTCTTCCTTCCCATAGCTCTAATTGGGAAAAAACATCTCCATCATAGAAAGAAGCGTTACTGGCACCTGATCCTATGAAACTGACCACACTGAATATAGCCAAAAAAATGAAGAAGATCCATCGATTAAAATTGGTCACCATGCCATAATAGATCGGCCGATAGAAGCGCGATAGGGTCAGCGCACTGATCAGCCGATGTATGGGCCAGTACACTTTCGCAAACCATTTGTACCTTCGGAAATAACCAAGACTCAGAAAATCGACTAGTCCTATAATTCCCATGGACAACATGATCAGCACATAGACCTGAAAGAGGTTAAAAAAAGTACCCGAGAAACCTATATCTAAGAAGACATAGCTGATCGCAAAAGGAATGATGACTAGTGTTAAGAGAAATAAGTAGCCCCCGATCAAACTCATGAAGAGTAGAAACGAAATACTGAAGAGCAGACTACAAACCTTTTCCAGTCGGATAACTATTTGCTCAAAAGGCAAAATCTTGTCCACCTTATCCTTGAATGGCTCTCTATATGCCAACTTGTCAATTTGGATGCCCTTGGGAAAAGCATAACTTAATCCGACCATACCAATCCACACGCCTCGACAGATCAGATGAAGAATTAATCCTGAAATAAGCCAATAAATGCCCACCTTGAACATAGAAACGAGGTTGTCTACGTCATTGAGGTCACCAAAAATGTTGAGTTTAAAATAGCGTAGCAGATCATCCAACAGAGCAGGCACCCTAAGCATACCCAACAGGACAATACCTGAAAGCAGTATCTCTGGTTCCCAACTTCGTTGTTGCAGGTCGGTCAGCCACTTAGGCACGATCGGATTTTGCTTCTCGCCCATTGACACTAAAACTAACCAACAATGATCAATTTTTTTAATCGTCACCTGTGGATTCCCCGCGATAGAGAAGATAGGCCTTATAGTTTTTTAGTGCTCTGAGGCTAATACTACAAGACCTCCTTTTTATCCTTCCTTGGGAATTTCTCCTAGTGAAAACCAATTCCCAGAATCATCGGAGAACAATGCTTCATAACCGTAAAATTCTTTGGTAGGTGGTTTCTGAAAATGGACTCCTTTGGCTTTCATTTCCTCGTAGGTAGCGTTTAGGTCATGACACTGAAATACGCCAAATCCAAAGGTTCCTTTTTTGATCAATGCCCTTAATTGATCAGCTGTTTCTTTATCCAACACAGGGCCTTCCATGATAGGCATCAAAACAATTTCAAGATCTTGTTGCTCCGGTGGACAAACTGTCAACCAACGCATCCCCGGCCCCATTGGCGCATCTGTTTTCACTTTGAATCCCAGGGTATCGACATAAAATTTGTAGGCACTATCCTGATCGAGGACATAGACACTCACATGGTTCATTCTTGCTATCATTTGCTTCCTGATTTATATATTGATGAAGCAAATGTTGTAAAAGTGTTATTCCAAAACTTCTTGAAAATTGCTTTTCTCGATCCAGCCATTTTGATGAACGAAGCAGGCAGGCACAAAGTGAAAAGGCTTTTCAATCATATCCTTTTTCAGGGCTTTTTGCTTTTTCTGAAACTGTAATGGCTTCATGCCCACGTTTTTCTTGAACAGCCCGCTGAAAGTCGTCAGGCTTTGGAAGCCTACTTTGAAGCATGTTTCAGTCACCGTACTACCCGCCTTCAACATTTCCTGCGCTTTATCTACACGCTTAGAAATCAAATATTTCCTTGGTGTAATCCCATAGATCGTTTTGAAGGTACGGATGAAGTGATACTTTGAGAAGCTCGCTTCATCCGCAATATTGTCTATATCAATGTCTTCGGCAAAATGTTCATCGATGAACATCTTCGCCCGAACGATGCGATGATATAAATAGAATTTCGGATACGACAAAGTCCTTACTTTTCAAGCAAGATAAAGGCTTTTGTCAATTTTTCTGACAAAACGTGGTGATCACTCATTCCTCAAAGACTCCACTGGATTATTGGTCGTCACCTTTCGGCTCTGTATCAATAATGGCAACAGGCTAATGCCAATGATCAGTATCGAACTGACCACTACTCCAACAGAACTAAAGTCCGCAACATATGCGAATTCCTCTTTCCAATTGGCAATCCCAATGATACTCAATGGAATACCAACGATCAAGGCGATCATCATCAAACCTAAAAACTCCTTACTCAAAATCATAAGGATCTGATCGATCCTGGCGCCAAGTACCTTGCGAATTCCAATTTCTTTCACTTTCCGATCCAGGGTCATCGTGAGCAAACCATAAAGTCCGAGCACGACCATGATGATGGACAGGATGGTAAAAATGTTACTGATCTTTCCAAGTCTCAGATCAGCCTGATATTGCTGATGGTAGCTGTCTTCAAGGAAGTAA
This DNA window, taken from Cytophagales bacterium, encodes the following:
- a CDS encoding VOC family protein, whose translation is MIARMNHVSVYVLDQDSAYKFYVDTLGFKVKTDAPMGPGMRWLTVCPPEQQDLEIVLMPIMEGPVLDKETADQLRALIKKGTFGFGVFQCHDLNATYEEMKAKGVHFQKPPTKEFYGYEALFSDDSGNWFSLGEIPKEG
- a CDS encoding AraC family transcriptional regulator, coding for MSYPKFYLYHRIVRAKMFIDEHFAEDIDIDNIADEASFSKYHFIRTFKTIYGITPRKYLISKRVDKAQEMLKAGSTVTETCFKVGFQSLTTFSGLFKKNVGMKPLQFQKKQKALKKDMIEKPFHFVPACFVHQNGWIEKSNFQEVLE